In Rhodamnia argentea isolate NSW1041297 chromosome 4, ASM2092103v1, whole genome shotgun sequence, the following proteins share a genomic window:
- the LOC115753697 gene encoding G-type lectin S-receptor-like serine/threonine-protein kinase CES101 — MSKKKSYRGELLWPLLALLFGSSLGAMDTITPKGLLTSNNTLVSRAGVFELGFFNDSSSGIYYLGIWFKADPNRRAVWVNRENPMIDSSCTLQVRYDGNLVLMDMRQTPMIVNSGSLTTSANTSATLLDSGNFVLKQGGAVIWQSFDYPTDTFLPGMKIGSFNLNTDQSRIQILVSWVSPQNPSRGSFTLGVDYHEPTKLSVWRQDRVHVDIGFWDRGNFRFIFANTSDRYSFSYVSNENETYFTFSSKGTYASTWFVLAATGQLEEHNMVDAGSRFLFSSVSHQLCGDSQGGNSGKCLTSIPSTCEEGGSFSLVNGTMPDSALATTMHVGFNECEVMCRGNCSCTAFVFRLDDQAACQLYYGNKDLLRSRDRGSGTFYVRGDTSAENGGKRKKLQFIVAGSLASVSVLILVLLAYVQWNRHRKKGHKEMSGSAETTLLRIGIAAPGKDLASTKKAEISQQRDRELALFAFSSIEVATDYFAPRNKLGEGGFGPVYKGQLQELEIAVKRLSKMSRQGLEEFKNEVTLISKLQHRNLVRLLGCCVEGEESILIYEYMPNKSLDSFIFDPAKRVLLDWRKRVGIIEGIAQGILYLHKYSRLKIIHRDLKTSNILLDGDMNPKISDFGMARIFGENETRAKTIRVVGTCGYMSPEYAMDGLFSEMSDVFAFGVIMLEIVSGEKNIAFFECDHSLNLPGKAWNLLKEGNCMEFMDQTLATSCSENSVERLVQLGLLCVQERPMYRPTMSDVVSMLHNEAMPLPLPREPAFLTRKTDSALSSRRQSHFSASEITVSELCAR; from the exons ATGTCCAAGAAGAAGAGCTACAGAGGAGAGCTGTTATGGCCTCTTTTGGCTCTATTATTTGGCTCGTCCCTTGGTGCTATGGACACCATCACGCCCAAAGGCTTGTTGACTAGCAACAACACTCTTGTTTCCAGAGCCGGCGTGTTCGAGCTCGGCTTCTTCAACGACAGCTCTTCCGGCATTTACTACCTGGGAATTTGGTTCAAGGCCGATCCGAACAGGAGGGCCGTTTGGGTCAACCGCGAGAACCCCATGATCGATTCATCGTGCACTCTTCAAGTGAGGTACGATGGCAACTTGGTACTGATGGACATGCGACAAACCCCGATGATAGTCAATTCAGGATCGCTCACAACAAGTGCGAACACTTCCGCAACACTTCTTGATTCTGGGAATTTCGTTCTTAAACAAGGCGGCGCTGTTATCTGGCAAAGTTTCGATTATCCGACCGACACATTCTTGCCTGGCATGAAAATCGGGTCTTTCAATCTCAACACGGATCAGTCCAGGATACAAATCCTGGTTTCATGGGTAAGCCCACAAAATCCATCTCGAGGCTCGTTCACTCTAGGAGTCGACTATCACGAGCCGACTAAGCTTAGTGTTTGGCGCCAAGATCGTGTCCACGTGGATATCGGGTTCTGGGACAGAGGGAATTTCAGATTCATTTTCGCAAACACATCAGATAGATACAGTTTCAGCTACGTCTCCAACGAAAATGAGACTTACTTCACATTTAGTAGCAAAGGCACATATGCATCCACATGGTTCGTGCTGGCTGCGACGGGCCAGCTTGAGGAGCATAACATGGTGGATGCCGGCAGCAGGTTTTTGTTTTCGTCCGTGAGCCATCAGCTGTGCGGAGATTCACAAGGGGGTAACTCTGGCAAATGCTTGACTTCGATTCCTTCTACGTGCGAGGAGGGCGGTAGCTTCTCGCTTGTCAATGGCACGATGCCGGATTCGGCACTCGCTACTACAATGCACGTGGGATTCAACGAGTGTGAGGTCATGTGCCGGGGTAATTGTTCTTGCACGGCGTTTGTGTTCCGTCTAGATGATCAAGCCGCGTGCCAACTTTATTACGGGAACAAGGACTTGTTGAGGTCCAGAGACAGAGGAAGCGGGACATTCTACGTGCGAGGCGACACTTCTGCAGAGAACG gtggtaaaaggaagaaattgcaGTTTATTGTCGCTGGATCTCTGGCTTCTGTATCGGTCCTTATCCTGGTACTTTTAGCTTATGTGCAATGGAATAGGCACAGGAAGAAAG GACATAAAGAGATGAGTGGGAGCGCGGAGACAACATTACTCCGGATCGGGATCGCAGCACCTGGTAAAGATCTTGCAAGCACAAAGAAGGCGGAAATAAGCCAGCAGAGAGACAGGGAATTAGCTCTGTTCGCTTTTTCCAGCATAGAAGTCGCAACAGACTACTTTGCCCCGAGAAATAAACTTGGTGAAGGCGGTTTTGGCCCAGTTTACAAG GGTCAACTCCAGGAGCTGGAAATTGCGGTGAAGAGACTGTCAAAGATGTCTCGGCAAGGGTTGGAGGAGTTCAAGAACGAGGTCACTCTAATATCTAAGCTGCAGCACCGGAACCTCGTGAGGCTCCTGGGATGCTGCGTCGAAGGAGAAGAGAGCATTCTGATTTACGAGTACATGCCCAACAAAAGCTTGGATTCGTTCATATTcg ATCCTGCGAAAAGAGTGCTTCTGGATTGGAGGAAACGTGTCGGCATAATCGAAGGCATTGCTCAAGGGATCTTGTATCTCCACAAGTACTCTAGGCTGAAAATCATCCACCGAGATTTGAAGACCAGCAACATATTGCTGGACGGCGACATGAACCCCAAGATATCCGATTTTGGCATGGCGAGAATCTTCGGAGAGAATGAAACTCGGGCGAAAACGATTAGAGTTGTCGGGACATG TGGATACATGTCCCCTGAATATGCAATGGACGGTCTATTCTCGGAGATGTCGGATGTGTTCGCGTTCGGGGTCATTATGCTGGAGATAGTGAGCGGCGAGAAGAATATCGCCTTCTTCGAGTGCGATCACTCTTTGAACTTGCCGGGTAAA GCTTGGAATCTACTGAAAGAAGGGAACTGCATGGAGTTCATGGACCAGACGCTAGCCACTTCTTGCTCGGAGAACTCGGTGGAACGGCTCGTTCAGTTGGGCCTACTATGCGTGCAAGAAAGGCCGATGTATCGACCTACGATGTCGGATGTGGTCTCTATGCTCCACAATGAGGCAATGCCTCTGCCTCTTCCGAGAGAACCGGCATTCTTAACCCGCAAGACGGATTCGGCACTGAGCTCAAGAAGGCAGAGCCATTTTTCTGCAAGTGAGATCACAGTTTCAGAGTTATGTGCCAGGTAA
- the LOC115753746 gene encoding protein tesmin/TSO1-like CXC 4 isoform X1: MESPDVVAKADRPAAAVDCARAPSDSPPVQESPFSNFVKTLSPINPVKAAHVPQVFPGLNSSPIVFTSPHVNLQREANFLKSIQPVQSSVEELSRHENRCKEKIEEASEEPNELVAQARVEAVTHDKGNFSCTDSSQAQPCSSSGCVDEYLADPVEVDCANSAHLVGHSRKERENCLLSNVTFSVDNLSKFDQETNMENEYRAEENLAHGFSGERQEELQERLTCNQQPTEAEDEHSRGGKSTIECVKTVLDLSVENISEKQQSVDSVAQFTNCTMQLAGCSHQCGSHGLQLLPESCPMVDACNDGVDSQATLNAHADSHHHEIILHQRGLLRRCLQFDDSHPNSFSRSLSLPARNLDTSRSLATAADMEDLDLSRPNSNITSSKRPIREPYKPVTSILADHQCESSPITASKPSGIGLHLNSIVGTRILSCRAAKNVKPEEDHEDVEDIKLAFTETCYMWGKSSECAISSDLLKTVPSGALDERYERKVSETATCTATDSLPEIEDQNLLKPHEHYDTPRGKRNLDLAVVDGSEEFIQLSPKKKRNKTTGNFSSDGCKRCNCKKSKCLKLYCDCFAAGMYCVEPCSCQGCLNRPQYEQTVLETRQQIESRNPLAFAPKIIESSGEFSAKNREDGVLSTPASARHKRGCNCKKSMCLKKYCECYQANVGCSDNCRCEGCKNVYGTKEDYCVTREVTGSRVSERSFEGINDEKLQTVASEKDHLRMHTYEPVQLIPQTPSLQFSDHGKGPLRSRLSTRNIILPDSDHQILSSSAKSGRPPGSVDNRDVPQERQKDTLKPGSFNQVADDNDAENEMVDEFSPRRDSLLNLCRLAPISSPPIKAGLASESSKAKDNICTSIIPAFPGNNHRAGNSHRWHSPVTPGTQLVGSKSCEDPLSGVAILGDDTPEVLKDDPTTAKSVKVSSPSRKRVSPPHSHLHGLNTSSSVALKSGRKFILKAVPAFPPLTPCIGPKGTSGENSLDYQDDGTPNDKTDCR, from the exons ATGGAGTCTCCTGACGTTGTTGCGAAGGCCGACAGGCCCGCGGCCGCGGTTGATTGTGCTCGCGCTCCGTCGGATTCTCCTCCGGTTCAA GAGTCCCCTTTCTCTAATTTTGTCAAGACCCTCTCTCCAATAAATCCAGTCAAGGCTGCGCATGTTCCGCAAGTTTTCCCTGGGCTTAATTCTTCCCCTATTGTATTTACTTCACCACATGTAAACTTACAGCGTGAGGCCAATTTCTTGAAGAG CATTCAACCAGTCCAGTCATCCGTTGAAGAGTTATCTCGTCATGAAAATCGATGTaaggaaaaaattgaagaggCTTCCGAGGAGCCCAATGAACTTGTCGCCCAAGCAAGAGTTGAAGCTGTTACTCATGATAAAGGCAACTTTAGCTGCACAGACTCTTCACAAGCTCAGCCATGCAGTTCTTCTGGGTGTGTAGATGAATACTTGGCTGATCCAGTTGAGGTTGATTGTGCCAATTCTGCTCATTTAGTGGGCCACTCtaggaaagaaagggaaaattgttTGCTCAGTAATGTCACTTTCTCGGTGGACAATCTCTCGAAGTTTGACCAAGAAACTAATATGGAGAACGAATACAGGGCAGAAGAGAATTTAGCTCATGGTTTCTCTGGTGAAAGACAGGAGGAGCTTCAGGAAAGGCTAACGTGTAATCAACAACCCACTGAAGCGGAAGATGAGCACAGCAGGGGAGGCAAATCAACTATTGAATGCGTAAAAACTGTGCTTGACTTGTCTGTTGAAAATATATCTGAAAAGCAACAATCTGTAGATTCAGTTGCTCAG TTTACGAACTGTACTATGCAGCTTGCAGGATGTAGCCATCAGTGCGGATCTCATGGCCTGCAATTGCTCCCTGAATCCTGTCCTATGGTTGACGCATGTAATGATGGAGTGGATTCACAGGCAACCTTAAATGCACATGCTGATTCACATCATCATGAG ATTATTCTACATCAGCGAGGATTGCTTAGACGCTGTCTTCAATTTGATGATTCACACCCAAATAGTTTTTCAAGATCTTTAAGTTTACCAGCACGTAACTTGGACACTTCAAGATCACTGGCTACTGCTGCAGATATGGAAGATCTGGATTTGTCTAGGCCTAATTCCAATATAACTTCCAGCAAGAGACCAATCCGGGAGCCGTACAAACCTGTCACAAGCATCCTGGCCGATCACCAGTGTGAAAGCTCTCCCATTACAGCATCCAAGCCATCGGGTATTGGCTTGCATTTAAATAGTATTGTTGGTACCAGAATACTAAGTTGCAGAGCAGCCAAAAACGTTAAACCAGAGGAAGACCACGAGGATGTAGAAGATATAAAGTTGGCCTTCACTGAAACCTGCTATATGTGGGGTAAATCAAGTGAATGTGCAATTTCATCAGACCTACTCAAGACAGTTCCCTCGGGGGCTTTAGATGAAAGGTacgagaggaaggtttcagaaACTGCGACATGTACAGCTACTGATTCTCTTCCTGAGATTGAGGACCAGAATTTGTTGAAACCACATGAGCATTATGATACCCCACGTGGAAAGAGGAATCTTGATTTAGCAGTTGTTGATGGATCAGAGGAGTTTATCCAACTGagtcccaaaaagaaaag GAACAAGACAACAGGCAACTTCAGCAGCGATGGTTGCAAACGTTGCAATTGTAAGAAGAGTAAATGCTTGAAACT TTATTGTGACTGTTTCGCCGCTGGAATGTATTGTGTTGAACCTTGTTCGTGCCAAGGATGCCTTAATCGACCTCAATATGAACAAACAGTTCTTGAGACACGACAACAAATTGAATCCCGCAATCCGCTGGCATTTGCTCCAAAGATTATAGAAAGTAGCGGGGAGTTTTCAGCAAAAAATAGG GAAGATGGAGTTTTGTCAACACCAGCATCAGCACGGCACAAAAGAGGATGCAATTGCAAAAAGTCAATGTGTCTGAAGAAATACTGTGAATGCTATCAG GCCAATGTTGGATGCTCGGATAATTGCCGATGTGAAGGatgcaaaaatgtttatggAACAAAGGAGG ATTATTGTGTAACTAGAGAAGTAACAGGCAGCAGAGTTAGTGAGAGAAGCTTCGAGGGCATAAACGATGAGAAGCTGCAAACAGTGGCATCTGAGAAAGATCACTTGCGTATGCATACGTATGAGCCTGTCCAGCTAATTCCACAAACACCATCATTGCAGTTTTCGGA CCATGGAAAGGGTCCTTTGAGATCCCGGCTTTCTACAAGAAACATTATATTGCCTGATTCAGATCATCAGATCTTATCATCATCTGCAAAATCCGGAAGACCTCCAGGAAGTGTGGATAATAGAGACGTACCAcaagaaaggcaaaaagataCTCTGAAACCGGGTTCTTTTAATCAGGTTGCAGATGACAATGATGCAGAAAATGAGATGGTGGATGAATTCTCCCCTAGACGTGATTCATTGTTGAATTTATGCCGCCTTGCTCCTATATCAAGCCCCCCTATCAAGGCTGGCTTAGCTTCCGAGTCATCTAAAGCAAAGGATAACATCTGCACTTCAATCATCCCGGCGTTTCCTGGAAATAATCACCGTGCAGGCAACTCTCATCGGTGGCATTCTCCAGTTACCCCAGGGACTCAATTAGTTGGTTCCAAATCTTGCGAAGATCCTTTGTCGGGTGTTGCCATTCTGGGAGATGACACGCCTGAAGTATTGAAGGACGATCCAACCACTGCAAAATCAGTGAAAGTTAGCTCCCCCAGTCGTAAGCGTGTTTCTCCTCCTCACAGTCATCTGCATGGACTTAATACAAGCTCTTCGGTGGCCTTGAAGAGTGGCCGCAAGTTTATACTGAAGGCAGTTCCGGCTTTCCCTCCTCTCACCCCTTGTATTGGTCCTAAAGGTACTAGCGGCGAAAACAGTCTTGATTATCAAGATGATGGCACACCAAATGATAAAACAGACTGTAGATAA
- the LOC115753746 gene encoding protein tesmin/TSO1-like CXC 4 isoform X2, whose amino-acid sequence MESPDVVAKADRPAAAVDCARAPSDSPPVQESPFSNFVKTLSPINPVKAAHVPQVFPGLNSSPIVFTSPHVNLQREANFLKSIQPVQSSVEELSRHENRCKEKIEEASEEPNELVAQARVEAVTHDKGNFSCTDSSQAQPCSSSGCVDEYLADPVEVDCANSAHLVGHSRKERENCLLSNVTFSVDNLSKFDQETNMENEYRAEENLAHGFSGERQEELQERLTCNQQPTEAEDEHSRGGKSTIECVKTVLDLSVENISEKQQSVDSVAQLAGCSHQCGSHGLQLLPESCPMVDACNDGVDSQATLNAHADSHHHEIILHQRGLLRRCLQFDDSHPNSFSRSLSLPARNLDTSRSLATAADMEDLDLSRPNSNITSSKRPIREPYKPVTSILADHQCESSPITASKPSGIGLHLNSIVGTRILSCRAAKNVKPEEDHEDVEDIKLAFTETCYMWGKSSECAISSDLLKTVPSGALDERYERKVSETATCTATDSLPEIEDQNLLKPHEHYDTPRGKRNLDLAVVDGSEEFIQLSPKKKRNKTTGNFSSDGCKRCNCKKSKCLKLYCDCFAAGMYCVEPCSCQGCLNRPQYEQTVLETRQQIESRNPLAFAPKIIESSGEFSAKNREDGVLSTPASARHKRGCNCKKSMCLKKYCECYQANVGCSDNCRCEGCKNVYGTKEDYCVTREVTGSRVSERSFEGINDEKLQTVASEKDHLRMHTYEPVQLIPQTPSLQFSDHGKGPLRSRLSTRNIILPDSDHQILSSSAKSGRPPGSVDNRDVPQERQKDTLKPGSFNQVADDNDAENEMVDEFSPRRDSLLNLCRLAPISSPPIKAGLASESSKAKDNICTSIIPAFPGNNHRAGNSHRWHSPVTPGTQLVGSKSCEDPLSGVAILGDDTPEVLKDDPTTAKSVKVSSPSRKRVSPPHSHLHGLNTSSSVALKSGRKFILKAVPAFPPLTPCIGPKGTSGENSLDYQDDGTPNDKTDCR is encoded by the exons ATGGAGTCTCCTGACGTTGTTGCGAAGGCCGACAGGCCCGCGGCCGCGGTTGATTGTGCTCGCGCTCCGTCGGATTCTCCTCCGGTTCAA GAGTCCCCTTTCTCTAATTTTGTCAAGACCCTCTCTCCAATAAATCCAGTCAAGGCTGCGCATGTTCCGCAAGTTTTCCCTGGGCTTAATTCTTCCCCTATTGTATTTACTTCACCACATGTAAACTTACAGCGTGAGGCCAATTTCTTGAAGAG CATTCAACCAGTCCAGTCATCCGTTGAAGAGTTATCTCGTCATGAAAATCGATGTaaggaaaaaattgaagaggCTTCCGAGGAGCCCAATGAACTTGTCGCCCAAGCAAGAGTTGAAGCTGTTACTCATGATAAAGGCAACTTTAGCTGCACAGACTCTTCACAAGCTCAGCCATGCAGTTCTTCTGGGTGTGTAGATGAATACTTGGCTGATCCAGTTGAGGTTGATTGTGCCAATTCTGCTCATTTAGTGGGCCACTCtaggaaagaaagggaaaattgttTGCTCAGTAATGTCACTTTCTCGGTGGACAATCTCTCGAAGTTTGACCAAGAAACTAATATGGAGAACGAATACAGGGCAGAAGAGAATTTAGCTCATGGTTTCTCTGGTGAAAGACAGGAGGAGCTTCAGGAAAGGCTAACGTGTAATCAACAACCCACTGAAGCGGAAGATGAGCACAGCAGGGGAGGCAAATCAACTATTGAATGCGTAAAAACTGTGCTTGACTTGTCTGTTGAAAATATATCTGAAAAGCAACAATCTGTAGATTCAGTTGCTCAG CTTGCAGGATGTAGCCATCAGTGCGGATCTCATGGCCTGCAATTGCTCCCTGAATCCTGTCCTATGGTTGACGCATGTAATGATGGAGTGGATTCACAGGCAACCTTAAATGCACATGCTGATTCACATCATCATGAG ATTATTCTACATCAGCGAGGATTGCTTAGACGCTGTCTTCAATTTGATGATTCACACCCAAATAGTTTTTCAAGATCTTTAAGTTTACCAGCACGTAACTTGGACACTTCAAGATCACTGGCTACTGCTGCAGATATGGAAGATCTGGATTTGTCTAGGCCTAATTCCAATATAACTTCCAGCAAGAGACCAATCCGGGAGCCGTACAAACCTGTCACAAGCATCCTGGCCGATCACCAGTGTGAAAGCTCTCCCATTACAGCATCCAAGCCATCGGGTATTGGCTTGCATTTAAATAGTATTGTTGGTACCAGAATACTAAGTTGCAGAGCAGCCAAAAACGTTAAACCAGAGGAAGACCACGAGGATGTAGAAGATATAAAGTTGGCCTTCACTGAAACCTGCTATATGTGGGGTAAATCAAGTGAATGTGCAATTTCATCAGACCTACTCAAGACAGTTCCCTCGGGGGCTTTAGATGAAAGGTacgagaggaaggtttcagaaACTGCGACATGTACAGCTACTGATTCTCTTCCTGAGATTGAGGACCAGAATTTGTTGAAACCACATGAGCATTATGATACCCCACGTGGAAAGAGGAATCTTGATTTAGCAGTTGTTGATGGATCAGAGGAGTTTATCCAACTGagtcccaaaaagaaaag GAACAAGACAACAGGCAACTTCAGCAGCGATGGTTGCAAACGTTGCAATTGTAAGAAGAGTAAATGCTTGAAACT TTATTGTGACTGTTTCGCCGCTGGAATGTATTGTGTTGAACCTTGTTCGTGCCAAGGATGCCTTAATCGACCTCAATATGAACAAACAGTTCTTGAGACACGACAACAAATTGAATCCCGCAATCCGCTGGCATTTGCTCCAAAGATTATAGAAAGTAGCGGGGAGTTTTCAGCAAAAAATAGG GAAGATGGAGTTTTGTCAACACCAGCATCAGCACGGCACAAAAGAGGATGCAATTGCAAAAAGTCAATGTGTCTGAAGAAATACTGTGAATGCTATCAG GCCAATGTTGGATGCTCGGATAATTGCCGATGTGAAGGatgcaaaaatgtttatggAACAAAGGAGG ATTATTGTGTAACTAGAGAAGTAACAGGCAGCAGAGTTAGTGAGAGAAGCTTCGAGGGCATAAACGATGAGAAGCTGCAAACAGTGGCATCTGAGAAAGATCACTTGCGTATGCATACGTATGAGCCTGTCCAGCTAATTCCACAAACACCATCATTGCAGTTTTCGGA CCATGGAAAGGGTCCTTTGAGATCCCGGCTTTCTACAAGAAACATTATATTGCCTGATTCAGATCATCAGATCTTATCATCATCTGCAAAATCCGGAAGACCTCCAGGAAGTGTGGATAATAGAGACGTACCAcaagaaaggcaaaaagataCTCTGAAACCGGGTTCTTTTAATCAGGTTGCAGATGACAATGATGCAGAAAATGAGATGGTGGATGAATTCTCCCCTAGACGTGATTCATTGTTGAATTTATGCCGCCTTGCTCCTATATCAAGCCCCCCTATCAAGGCTGGCTTAGCTTCCGAGTCATCTAAAGCAAAGGATAACATCTGCACTTCAATCATCCCGGCGTTTCCTGGAAATAATCACCGTGCAGGCAACTCTCATCGGTGGCATTCTCCAGTTACCCCAGGGACTCAATTAGTTGGTTCCAAATCTTGCGAAGATCCTTTGTCGGGTGTTGCCATTCTGGGAGATGACACGCCTGAAGTATTGAAGGACGATCCAACCACTGCAAAATCAGTGAAAGTTAGCTCCCCCAGTCGTAAGCGTGTTTCTCCTCCTCACAGTCATCTGCATGGACTTAATACAAGCTCTTCGGTGGCCTTGAAGAGTGGCCGCAAGTTTATACTGAAGGCAGTTCCGGCTTTCCCTCCTCTCACCCCTTGTATTGGTCCTAAAGGTACTAGCGGCGAAAACAGTCTTGATTATCAAGATGATGGCACACCAAATGATAAAACAGACTGTAGATAA